From one Streptococcus pneumoniae genomic stretch:
- a CDS encoding site-specific integrase, which yields MKFVCYKHSLILGDNRIVTKQFIALKQEDSSLKFTNFHRYVKSASKIKSISDDGNKRFSYVIKFLNYIFAKCGIKNLDQLTLEMVKDFLMHYGLGTLPGDTKHRKKSTVEICVNAVLDFLTLYLDERKGKALLTSKELYTSTSFTNKRGRLIKRKEPRFEVFYDDSHTEQMIFRDMPNAAFEMLFAHIAKQHKDLLMVVALGAFVGLRPSEACNVRREDSPLGPGILFHQSYGETFKIEIDLRKEIPLRSDLKPTGRIKKERMQSVPFIFLEVFLDTYNDYMEYMEGKKYEKDYGPLNLNKQGKALTYDVYYQRFRRIIREEMIPLYLRSDDAEVVFFGQLLQEHNISPHIFRHWYTTQLVLSGVNEISELMSARGDKSPESAWVYLQNKGEIAKQYGQVNNGVFDYLNWQASELFSSAKGE from the coding sequence ATGAAGTTCGTTTGCTATAAGCATTCCCTGATTTTAGGCGATAATCGGATTGTTACAAAACAATTTATCGCTCTAAAGCAAGAAGATAGCAGTTTAAAATTTACCAATTTCCATCGTTATGTGAAATCCGCTTCCAAGATAAAATCAATCTCGGATGATGGAAACAAACGGTTCTCCTATGTGATTAAGTTTCTAAATTATATCTTTGCTAAGTGTGGCATTAAGAACCTAGACCAACTAACCCTTGAAATGGTTAAAGACTTTCTCATGCATTATGGACTAGGGACCTTACCCGGTGATACAAAGCATCGCAAGAAAAGCACTGTTGAGATTTGCGTGAATGCAGTTCTTGACTTCTTAACGCTTTACCTCGATGAACGAAAGGGCAAAGCATTACTGACCTCTAAAGAGCTCTATACAAGTACCTCCTTCACCAATAAAAGAGGGAGGTTAATTAAGCGTAAAGAGCCTAGGTTTGAAGTGTTTTATGACGATAGCCATACCGAGCAGATGATATTTCGTGACATGCCGAATGCTGCTTTTGAAATGCTTTTTGCTCACATAGCTAAACAGCACAAAGATTTACTCATGGTAGTGGCATTAGGAGCTTTTGTTGGTTTACGCCCCTCTGAAGCCTGTAATGTGAGAAGAGAAGATAGTCCGCTCGGTCCGGGTATTCTCTTTCACCAGAGTTATGGTGAGACCTTTAAGATAGAGATTGACTTGAGAAAGGAAATACCTTTGAGAAGCGATTTAAAGCCCACAGGACGGATTAAGAAAGAGAGAATGCAGTCTGTACCATTTATCTTCCTTGAGGTCTTTCTTGATACCTATAACGACTATATGGAATATATGGAGGGAAAGAAGTACGAGAAGGATTATGGGCCATTAAATTTGAACAAACAAGGTAAGGCATTAACATATGATGTCTATTATCAACGTTTTCGCCGCATTATCCGAGAGGAGATGATACCACTGTATCTTAGATCAGATGATGCAGAAGTTGTCTTTTTTGGTCAACTATTACAGGAGCATAATATCTCCCCTCATATTTTTAGACACTGGTACACCACACAGTTAGTTTTATCAGGCGTTAATGAGATTAGCGAACTCATGTCAGCTAGAGGAGATAAGTCACCAGAAAGTGCTTGGGTGTATCTTCAAAACAAAGGTGAGATCGCCAAACAGTATGGTCAGGTTAACAATGGGGTGTTTGATTATCTTAATTGGCAAGCTAGTGAATTATTTAGTTCAGCGAAAGGAGAATGA